Proteins encoded by one window of Erwinia pyrifoliae DSM 12163:
- a CDS encoding hydrolase, protein MDPTSSDPMIFDRPAENPFRPMVGASNAHLQTLLPRLVRRRVTLKPHWQRLTLPDGDFVDLAWSENPARARHKPRVVLFHGLEGSFHSPYAHGLLQAWKARGWLGVVMHFRGCSGVPNRLNRIYHSGETDDASYFLQWLHAEWGQGPTAAVGISLGGNMLACLMGKQGDNCLLDAGVAVSAPLMLEPCSLRLEQGFSRVYQRYLLNLLKQNARRKLRAWPGALPVDLAQLESMRHLRDFDNAITARAHGFIDASDYYRRSSAMPLLPGVRKPLLIIHAQDDPFMTADVIPDPALLPSNVEYQLTQHGGHVGFVGGTLRSPQMWLEQRIPQWLTTWLDN, encoded by the coding sequence ATGGATCCGACAAGCTCTGACCCGATGATTTTTGATCGCCCGGCTGAAAACCCATTTCGCCCGATGGTGGGTGCCAGCAATGCGCATCTGCAAACCCTTCTGCCGCGCCTGGTGCGCCGCCGGGTGACGCTAAAACCGCACTGGCAGCGGCTGACGCTGCCGGACGGTGATTTTGTTGACCTGGCCTGGAGCGAAAACCCGGCCCGGGCGCGCCATAAGCCGCGCGTGGTGCTGTTCCACGGTCTGGAAGGCAGCTTTCACAGCCCCTATGCGCACGGCCTGTTGCAGGCGTGGAAAGCGCGTGGCTGGCTGGGCGTGGTGATGCACTTTCGCGGCTGTAGCGGCGTCCCCAACCGCCTGAACCGCATCTATCACTCTGGCGAAACCGATGATGCCAGCTACTTTTTACAGTGGCTGCACGCTGAATGGGGCCAGGGGCCTACCGCTGCCGTGGGCATCTCGCTGGGCGGTAATATGCTGGCCTGCCTGATGGGCAAGCAGGGGGATAACTGCCTGCTCGACGCCGGGGTGGCAGTTTCCGCTCCGCTGATGCTGGAACCCTGTAGCCTGCGGCTGGAACAGGGCTTTTCCCGCGTTTATCAGCGTTATCTGCTCAACCTGCTGAAACAGAATGCCCGGCGTAAACTGCGCGCCTGGCCAGGCGCGCTGCCCGTCGACCTGGCACAGCTCGAATCCATGCGCCATCTGCGCGATTTCGATAATGCGATAACCGCCCGCGCTCATGGCTTTATTGATGCCAGCGACTACTACCGCCGTAGCAGCGCCATGCCGCTGCTGCCCGGTGTGCGTAAGCCGCTGCTGATCATTCACGCACAGGATGACCCTTTTATGACCGCTGACGTGATCCCCGATCCTGCCCTGCTGCCGTCAAACGTTGAATATCAGCTGACGCAGCATGGCGGGCACGTCGGTTTTGTAGGCGGAACGCTGCGCAGCCCACAAATGTGGCTGGAGCAACGCATTCCGCAATGGCTTACCACCTGGCTGGACAACTGA
- a CDS encoding YheU family protein: MIIPWKELDSATLDNLIESFVLREGTDYGEHERSLEQKVADVRRQLSSGEVVLVWSELHESVNIMPRGQFHG; this comes from the coding sequence ATGATTATTCCCTGGAAAGAACTCGATTCTGCAACGCTTGATAACCTGATTGAATCCTTTGTGCTGCGCGAAGGCACCGATTATGGCGAACATGAGCGATCGCTGGAACAGAAAGTCGCCGATGTTCGCCGTCAGCTGAGCAGCGGCGAGGTGGTGCTGGTGTGGTCTGAACTGCACGAGTCGGTCAACATTATGCCGCGCGGCCAGTTTCACGGCTAA
- a CDS encoding phosphoribulokinase, with the protein MSIKHPVIAVTGSSGAGTTTTSLAFRKIFQQLDLHAAEVEGDSFHRFTRPEMDMAIRKARDMGKHVSYFGPEANDFGLLERTFSEYGRSGKGKSRKYLHTYDEAVPWNQVPGTFTPWQPLAEPTDVLFYEGLHGGVVTPQHNVADKVDLLVGVVPIVNLEWIQKLVRDTSERGHSREAVMDSVVRSMEDYINFITPQFSRTHINFQRVPTVDTSNPFAARGIPSLDESFVVVHFQGLEDIDFPYLLSMLQGSFISHIKTLVVPGGKMGLAMELIMGPLVKRLIEGKKIG; encoded by the coding sequence ATGTCGATTAAACATCCGGTTATCGCCGTTACCGGCTCCAGCGGGGCAGGAACCACCACCACCAGCCTGGCATTCAGGAAGATTTTCCAGCAGCTGGATCTGCATGCTGCGGAAGTAGAAGGAGACAGCTTTCACCGCTTTACCCGCCCGGAGATGGATATGGCAATCCGCAAAGCGCGCGATATGGGTAAACACGTTAGCTATTTTGGCCCGGAAGCAAATGATTTCGGACTGCTGGAGCGCACATTTAGCGAATATGGTCGCAGCGGTAAAGGAAAGTCGCGTAAGTATCTGCATACTTATGATGAAGCCGTACCCTGGAATCAGGTGCCAGGCACCTTCACGCCGTGGCAGCCGCTGGCGGAACCGACCGACGTGCTGTTTTATGAGGGGTTGCACGGCGGCGTTGTCACCCCGCAGCATAACGTGGCGGACAAGGTGGATCTGCTGGTTGGCGTGGTGCCCATTGTCAACCTTGAGTGGATCCAGAAACTGGTGCGCGATACCAGCGAACGCGGCCACTCGCGCGAAGCGGTGATGGATTCCGTGGTGCGATCCATGGAGGATTACATCAACTTTATTACCCCGCAGTTTTCACGCACCCATATTAACTTCCAGCGCGTTCCGACCGTGGATACCTCCAACCCGTTTGCCGCCCGTGGCATCCCTTCTTTGGATGAGAGTTTCGTGGTTGTCCACTTTCAGGGGCTGGAAGATATCGATTTCCCTTACCTGCTGTCCATGTTGCAGGGTTCGTTTATCTCACATATCAAAACCCTGGTGGTGCCGGGCGGCAAAATGGGGCTGGCGATGGAGCTGATTATGGGGCCGCTGGTCAAGCGGTTGATTGAAGGAAAGAAAATCGGCTGA